TTAGGCACCTTAATTTTATGGGAACGATTTTCTACACTAATCACTCCGGTGGAATCGGTTCCGGTTCGCGGATAATGCCTTATTTTCTGCGGCAGCCCGATTATTACTCGGGTCTTTGGGAAGTTAGCGATGAGTGGATGGGTTGTGATTTCGGCAGCGATCGCCCGACCGCTTGTTACCAAGCTTAAGTATGATAGCCGCGGTTTCCATTTCGGAAACCGCGGATTTTTTTGACTTTTGCCGGAATTATGATATTCTATTTTGAAACATTAAATTGGTTAGTACATTATATAACTTTAATGGAAAGGACCTTTTATGAGCGACAGTCCGGAAATTCTGGTAGTTGATTTGGGATCGCAATACACGCAAGTTCTAGGAAGAACTTTGCGCGAAATACGCTATCGTTCGGTCATTTCTTCCCCGGTCAAGGCTGCCAAACAGCTGGAAAAATGGAAACCCAAGGGAATAATCCTCTCTGGCGGCCCGGCCAGTGTTGATGATAAAGATGCGCCGCAACCCCCCGAAGGAATTTTAAACCTGGGGATACCCGTACTGGGAATCTGCTACGGCATGCAATGGACAACGCGCGAACTGGGCGGAATTATTACGAGAGAGGTTGAAAAAAAAGAATATAGCCAGGCGAACGTTCTTCTTTCCCGACACGACCCGCTCTTCGCCAATCTGCCTCGGTTGAACGGAAACGACGAAGTAATCGTCTGGGCAAGCCATGGCGACAGCGTCAAGGAATTGCCCAAGGGATTCAACCAGATCGGTGTTTCTTCGGATGGAAAAACTATCGCCGCCATGAGTTGCCCAGAAAAAAGGATCTGGGGGCTGCAATTCCATCCTGAAGTGACGCAATCAGCGCCCGGCAAAGAAATTTTAAGAACATTTCTTGCCGACATTTGCGGCTGCCAGCCGAACTGGGAACCTGAAGACGCAATCAAAGTAAAAAGGGAGGAAGCGCTCCGGATCATCGGTGATAAAAAAGCCATCATCGGTTTTAGCGGCGGCGTCGATTCTTCCACAGCAGCAGCGCTGCTGTCTCCGGTCTTGGGCGAAAGGCTGCTGGGAATTTGCATTGATACCGGATTCTTGCGGGAAGGCGAGCTGGAAGAAATAAGGAAAAATGCCAGCTTAGCCGGAGTAAAGTTGAAAATCGTACATGCGGCTCGCCGTTTCCGCCGAGCCATTGGCAATACCAATGACGCGGAAACAAAACGCCGGCGCTTCAAGAAGCTTTACGCCTTAATCTTGAAAGAGGAAGCCAAAAAATTCGGAGCCTCTTTCATTATTCAAGGTACGCTGGCAACCGACATCATTGAATCGGGCAAGGCCGGGGAATCAGCCCTGATCAAGTCTCATCACAATGTCGGCCTGAATTTCGGGCTCGAAGAAATCCGGCCGTTCAGCGATTTATTCAAGTACGAGGTGCGCGATCTGGCCAGAAAAATGGGATTGCCGGAAAGTATTTCCGAGCGTCAGCCTTTTCCCGGCCCGGCTCTGCTTGTGAGAATTATCGGTAAATCAGCAACGCCCAAACGGATTAAGATCGTCCGTTGGGCCGATGCCAGAGTTACCGAGATTTTGAGGAAACACAATCTCTATGACGAAATTTCCCAGCTGATCGTGGCACTGGACTGCACGAAGACCGTCGGAATCAAGGGCGATGGCCGAGTCTATAGTTATGCAGTTATAGTCCGCGGCGTAAGCACGGTGGACTTCATGACTTTGCATGGCTATCAAATTCCGGCCGAGGTCAGGCGGGAAATCACCGCCACGGTTACCAAGCATCCGAAGATCGTCAGAGTATTTTACGACGAAACCAACAAACCTCCGGCCACCACGGAAATGGAGTAAGGCTGGGCAATTGAGAAGTTTGAATTACAAAAGACCGTCGACACAATGTCGGCGGTCTCTTTATTTGCCAAAATATTTTATTCAATGCAGCAGTCGATGACTTTTTTCACCAGATCACCCAGCTTGCCCATAAAACCCTTCTTTTCGGTGTCGGCCTTATTGAGAGCGTTGTCGGGAATCTTTTTGATATCGCCGACGTTCAATAATTTCATATTCAATCCCCAAAACAGCGAATAAAGATTATAAGCCTTTTCGAACAGATTATAGGCTTCATCTTTCTTGCCCATGCCCAATTGCTTGGTGCCGACTTCCATTAAGCGCATCGAAGCGGAAAGAAGATGCTTGGAAATGCACCAGACTTCGCCCTCATATTCCTTGATTATTTTTTTCAGCAATTCCTTGCGCATCTCGCGCACATCCTTGATCATATCGTAATATTCGGTCTTGCCGGTTTTGGCGCCGGAAAAAAAGAAATGCTCCTCGATGGCGATCAGGTTCATGATCGCGATCGAAAGATCCTGATCAGAAGAAAGATCCATTTTTTCCTGCTTTTTCATCTGATCGGCTTTCTCGATGAATTCGTTTAAAGTTTTGATGGGGTTGGCGTCGGACATATGATATAAAATGTAATACTAATTGCACGAATACATACTAATATGACGAATGCTCACAAACACTTATTCGTTATATTAGTATGTATTCGTATGGCATTAGTATTACATTAGGAAATTTTTTACTTAGTTAGGTAGTAAAAGACAATGCTCAAAATTATCAAAGGCACGATCGGGAAGACGACTTTTTCGAACGGGAAATGGGCGCGGCCGTTATTTTTTTTCTTGAAATACTCGTAAAGCAAAACCGCGACCATAAAAAGGATGCTGCCGGAAGCGATGCCCACCGCCATCTTATCGATGCCGCAGCCGCAAAAAGTTTCATAGCGAGGCAGGCGCAGATGAATGATCTTTAAAAAATAAAGCGGCAAAACAACCAAGGCGTAATAGCCGATGGTCACTAAAATTTTCCGGCCCTTGAAATGGACATTCTTTTTATTAAGCCAATTGATCGTCCAAAAAATAAGGGAGACGGTCAGGCCGCCGATCCAAATCCCGGTGATGCTGTCATCGACGCCCAGATAGCGGGACAATTCAATTCCGCCGACAACCGCCACGGTGCAAACCGGGCAGACCGCCAAAGCCGCCTGCGGAAGTAAAAAGTAAAAAGTAAAAAGTAAAAAAGGGATAAAAAATAAAGTATATTTTTTCATTTTATTGTTTTAGTTTTTGCTGAAAATAATTTATTGCGTCCTGGTCGCCCATATAGCACTTGCCGGTCGGGCCGTCCCAGATAAAAGGCACGCCGACGTCGTAAGGATTGATGCCGCACTGATTGGCTTTTTCGCTCAAAAGTTCGCTCTCGGGCGTAACCTTGTTGGCAAAGACTTGTTTTTTATCAATTTTTATTTTTTGCCCGACATTATTATCAGCCAAAAACTGCTCGACTATTAAACAGTGCGGGCAGTCGGAGCGGAAAAAAAAGTCAATCTCGGTCGAAGTGGCTTTTGTCTGGCCGGTTATATTTTTATGCGGGATAACGAAAATATTGGGGCTATATTTTATGGCGATGAAGGCGGAAATGCCCAGCAAAACCAGCGCGCCGACAATAATTAAAATCACTTTTTTGTTCATATTTTTTAATATTTTTACAGTGTTTATTTAAAATATCAGTAGATTATCATCTTATCATTTGTTTTTGCCGGGGTCAATTCTGTGCTATAATATAATCAGTTTACCACGGAAAGAGCCTTCGGGATAAATTAGTTTTATACCTGGGGTGGGGGTATAAGGAATCCTGCCGCCAGTCCGGACATTCGTCAATATCTTAATTAATTTAAAATATAACTTATGAAAAAATTTTTATCGCTTTCTTTGCTCCTTGGCGCCGTCATTTTAATGGCGAATAGCTGCGCGACATCGCCCGCGGCCAATAAGAATATTCCGCCCGCGGCCAATACCGGCGGCTTTACCGTCGCGCCGGGAGCGCCAGCCACAACGCCGACACCGACCCCGGCTCCGGTCAGTAATACTCCCAACGCATCAGTGAGTTCGTCTTCAACTCCAGCCCCGACCCCTCCCCCTGCTCCGATCACGCCGCCAGCTGTTACCCAGGGCCAGGTCAATATTCAAAATTTTTCCTTTAACCCGGCCGAAGTTACCGTTGCTGTCGGCGACACCGTAGTTTGGACGAATAATGATTCGGTGCGGCACCAAATCGCGTCCGACTCTTTCAATTCCGTTCCTCTCCCGCAAGGAGGTTCTTTCTCCCATACATTTACCGCGGCCGGAACATTTGATTATCATTGCGCCATCCACCCTTCGATGACCGGCAAAATAATTGTCAAATAAAAAAAATTGGAACCTTTTTTAAAAAAAGGTTCCAAGACCTCCAAAAATTTAAGGTGTCAAACACAAATTTTTGAGCGTGCAAAGCCCTACGGCCCAAAAATTTGTGTTTGACAATAATTTATCTAATTATGCTGACTAACATCACTTATTATTTGATCTTCGGCAAGCCGCTGATAATGTATCTCGGCATCATCACTCTTTTGTCTTTTTTGTTAACCGCGACCGTCGGCTATCTGGTCTTTTCCGGCAAGGCCAAGCCGCCGATTATAACCTTTAATACGCATCGCTGCCTGGCTTACATCTCGATCGGTCTGGCGCTT
Above is a window of Patescibacteria group bacterium DNA encoding:
- the guaA gene encoding glutamine-hydrolyzing GMP synthase encodes the protein MSDSPEILVVDLGSQYTQVLGRTLREIRYRSVISSPVKAAKQLEKWKPKGIILSGGPASVDDKDAPQPPEGILNLGIPVLGICYGMQWTTRELGGIITREVEKKEYSQANVLLSRHDPLFANLPRLNGNDEVIVWASHGDSVKELPKGFNQIGVSSDGKTIAAMSCPEKRIWGLQFHPEVTQSAPGKEILRTFLADICGCQPNWEPEDAIKVKREEALRIIGDKKAIIGFSGGVDSSTAAALLSPVLGERLLGICIDTGFLREGELEEIRKNASLAGVKLKIVHAARRFRRAIGNTNDAETKRRRFKKLYALILKEEAKKFGASFIIQGTLATDIIESGKAGESALIKSHHNVGLNFGLEEIRPFSDLFKYEVRDLARKMGLPESISERQPFPGPALLVRIIGKSATPKRIKIVRWADARVTEILRKHNLYDEISQLIVALDCTKTVGIKGDGRVYSYAVIVRGVSTVDFMTLHGYQIPAEVRREITATVTKHPKIVRVFYDETNKPPATTEME
- a CDS encoding cupredoxin family copper-binding protein; this translates as MKKFLSLSLLLGAVILMANSCATSPAANKNIPPAANTGGFTVAPGAPATTPTPTPAPVSNTPNASVSSSSTPAPTPPPAPITPPAVTQGQVNIQNFSFNPAEVTVAVGDTVVWTNNDSVRHQIASDSFNSVPLPQGGSFSHTFTAAGTFDYHCAIHPSMTGKIIVK